The Mixophyes fleayi isolate aMixFle1 chromosome 1, aMixFle1.hap1, whole genome shotgun sequence genome includes a region encoding these proteins:
- the LOC142094913 gene encoding uncharacterized protein LOC142094913 isoform X1 has product MSRPRRSAGPPARLSDGSQLPAGSLRPPVTLSSSAPSSEALGALPESVHPSAVNIAAGDSPVAGSQRRSGQGGRGGARRSRAPERSAALAASGDASAAVQHSQQRRRSPSPTSARSSQSSLPPRSPPPNLAGQVSPRAAGGEGSLQALASSYSSPVGNHLIAVNEVNLESQHVSVSATSHRPWLHSSSGDSIPQINIIPPLMPQGWIRGRVRPHMAHNVSFQPMLSSQLHTPSPPQVGPPIQYNFISPIQAANVPLQRLPYSDSINVGGHPSALVQSGSFQQSPNTTLSPWARPAVAQVEAPHGNLPPWSLPYPPPNPDRVQRPMQNWMAPYPPPYVSSYGHASNASITNIPVPDLNSSPFGFGSSQYLARPPAPGFSFGTPVPIESLNSISGVRVNQSFVSEVANIHSVSVTAVSGGGAAAPLPEVITVTGSSALQTEPAGDSASREETSTQALALPGTSAQSVGRVGMIELAESSLAQSTRRAYQSAWSQWEAFLQSRAPSTSGQAEEILEFMWERYNTGVKKAAMASALAGISFMAKLHSKVDPTRGFIISKAMKGWARTRPSVPDSRRPITVPLLRQLIMSLAEVTSSSYESTLFSTAFSMAFHGAFRISELVAKSRVSLGTALLGKYTLVASTQVSIKIARSKTDQFSRGHWVTLSPCNDTSICPVAWCNKFSGIRPKDSEAWLAHMDGSPLSKFQFNAIFKSAVIKVGLDPKFYGTHSFRIGAATAAAMGGASVPDIKLLGRWKSDNYKRYIRP; this is encoded by the exons ATGTCCAGACCTAGGAGATCAGCGGGCCCCCCTGCACGTCTGTCAGACGGGTCACAGCTCCCGGCCGGGAGTCTGCGCCCGCCTGTTACTTTATCCAGCTCTGCCCCCTCTAGTGAAGCGCTGGGAGCGCTGCCTGAAAGCGTGCATCCCAGCGCTGTTAATATTGCTGCAGGGGACTCCCCTGTCGCTGGGTCTCAACGGAGATCtgggcagggggggaggggcggcgctCGCAGGTCCCGGGCTCCAGAGAGATCAGCGGCGCTGGCTGCCTCAGGGGACGCCAGCGCTGCTGTGCAGCATAGTCAGCagaggaggagatctccttcTCCTACCTCTGCTAGGTCCAGCCAGTCCTCCCTTCCTCCTCGCTCTCCACCTCCCAATTTGGCAGGTCAGGTCTCCCCCAGGGCAGCAGGGGGAGAGGGAAGCTTACAGGCACTGGCTTCCTCTTACAGTTCCCCCGTTGGTAATCACCTGATAGCTGTGAATGAGGTAAATTTGGAGTCACAGCATGTCTCTGTTTCTGCCACAAGTCACAGACCCTGGTTACACAGCAGCAGTGGTGACAGTATACCTCAAATTAATATTATCCCCCCACTTATGCCTCAGGGATGGATCAGGGGTAGAGTGCGCCCTCATATGGCTCATAATGTAAGTTTTCAGCCCATGTTATCTTCTCAATTACACACACCCTCACCACCTCAGGTTGGGCCCCCTATACAGTATAATTTCATATCTCCAATACAAGCTGCTAATGTTCCTCTGCAGAGGCTTCCATATAGCGATTCAATCAATGTCGGGGGTCACCCCTCGGCGCTGGTTCAGTCTGGGAGCTTTCAGCAAAGCCCAAACACAACGCTTAGTCCATGGGCAAGACCAGCAGTAGCACAGGTGGAGGCGCCCCACGGGAACCTGCCTCCCTGGTCACTACCGTATCCTCCTCCTAATCCAGATAGGGTCCAGCGGCCAATGCAGAATTGGATGGCACCGTATCCACCTCCTTATGTTTCAAGTTATGGGCATGCTTCTAATGCAAGCATTACAAATATACCCGTCCCTGATCTCAATAGCTCCCCCTTTGGGTTTGGTTCCTCCCAATATCTGGCCCGCCCACCAGCCCCAGGTTTTTCCTTTGGTACGCCTGTCCCAATAGAGTCGTTAAACAGCATttcaggagttagggttaaccagtCGTTTGTGTCTGAAGTAGCTAACATACATTCTGTTTCAGTGACGGCAGTATCGGGCGGAGGGGCGGCCGCGCCATTGCCAGAAGTTATCACAGTGACGGGGAGCTCTGCCTTACAGACGGAGCCAGCAGGGGATTCGGCTTCAAGAGAAGAAACATCAACCCAAGCACTTGCGTTACCAGGGACATCTGCGCAAAGTG TGGGTCGAGTCGGAATGATCGAGTTGGCGGAGTCATCCTTGGCGCAATCCACAAGACGTGCGTATCAGTCAGCGTGGAGTCAGTGGGAGGCTTTCTTACAATCCAGGGCCCCAAGTACATCAGGTCAGGCGGAGGAGATTTTAGAGTTTATGTGGGAAAGATATAACACGGGTGTTAAAAAGGCGGCTATGGCCTCAGCGTTAGCAGGCATTTCTTTTATGGCCAAATTACATTCAAAAGTTGATCCCAcaagaggttttattatttccaaggcTATGAAAGGGTGGGCTAGAACCCGCCCTTCGGTTCCTGACTCTAGGCGTCCCATTACGGTTCCCTTGCTTAGGCAGTTGATTATGTCGCTTGCGGAGGTCACTTCTAGCTCCTATGAGTCCACTTTATTCAGCACAGCTTTTTCTATGGCGTTTCATGGAGCATTTAGAATTAGCGAACTTGTGGCTAAATCGAGAGTTTCCCTAGGTACAGCCCTTTTGGGAAAATATACTTTAGTTGCTAGTACGCAGGTCTCCATAAAAATTGCACGATCCAAAACAGATCAGTTTAGTAGGGGTCATTGGGTCACCTTGTCCCCTTGCAATGATACGAGTATATGTCCGGTGGCTTGGTGTAATAAATTTTCAGGAATAAGGCCTAAGGATAGCGAGGCTTGGCTAGCACACATGGATGGGTCTCCTTTGTCCAAGTTTcagtttaatgccatttttaaaagtgCAGTGATAAAGGTGgggttagacccaaaattttatggAACGCACTCGTTCCGTATTGGAGCAGCTACAGCTGCTGCCATGGGAGGGGCCTCCGTACCCGATATTAAATTGTTGGGGCGATGGAAGTCCGATAATTATAAAAGGTACATTAGACCTTAA